Proteins encoded by one window of Brevibacterium atlanticum:
- a CDS encoding NAD(P)-binding domain-containing protein produces the protein MNHVVVIGAGPQGLAAAAHLLERGLEPLVLESGDSPAATVVEWGHVRLFSPWPELIDPASRRLLEPTGWSAPETGYPSGSQWVEEYLAPLAEALGDSVRYGSRVVGVGRKGRDLSVDAGRAEQPFVVHVRRADGTEERLEAKAVVDASGTWRAPSPAGAEGLPALGEQAAVEAGLLDHRTPSREEAAELAGKHIVVVGSGHSAATAIGDLATVVRREPGTRVTWALRRGAVGNAFGGGAADELPERGALGQRAKKAVEDGLVDLVTGFRTERVLVEDGRAVLVAEDGRRLDPADRVVVATGFRPDLSFLTEVRLDLDVRLQAPTKVATEVDPNLHSCGSVRATGATDLAHPEPGFYIVGAKSYGRAPTFLAMTGYEQVRSVVAELSGDHEAADRVELELPDTGVCGGSGLFDAPEQATSGGCCTSAPQLVQIGTRTDG, from the coding sequence ATGAATCATGTCGTCGTTATTGGGGCCGGTCCGCAGGGCCTGGCCGCTGCTGCTCATCTGCTCGAGCGAGGCCTCGAGCCTCTGGTCCTGGAGTCGGGCGACAGCCCGGCAGCGACCGTGGTCGAGTGGGGCCACGTCCGCCTGTTCTCACCGTGGCCCGAGCTCATCGACCCAGCGTCGCGCCGGCTGCTCGAGCCGACCGGCTGGAGCGCACCCGAAACCGGATACCCGAGCGGCTCTCAGTGGGTCGAGGAGTACCTGGCCCCGCTCGCCGAGGCGCTGGGTGACAGTGTTCGTTATGGCTCCCGCGTCGTGGGGGTCGGCCGCAAGGGGCGCGATCTCTCGGTCGATGCGGGCCGCGCGGAGCAGCCCTTCGTTGTCCACGTTCGCCGCGCCGACGGCACTGAAGAACGGCTTGAGGCCAAGGCTGTGGTCGACGCCTCGGGCACCTGGCGGGCACCGAGCCCGGCGGGCGCGGAGGGACTGCCTGCTCTCGGCGAACAGGCCGCCGTCGAAGCCGGATTGCTTGATCACCGCACGCCGAGCCGCGAGGAGGCCGCCGAACTGGCAGGCAAGCACATCGTGGTGGTCGGCAGCGGCCACTCGGCAGCGACCGCGATCGGCGACCTCGCGACAGTGGTCCGCCGCGAGCCGGGCACCCGGGTGACCTGGGCGCTGCGCCGCGGCGCGGTCGGCAACGCGTTCGGCGGCGGGGCCGCCGACGAGCTGCCCGAGCGTGGGGCCCTGGGCCAGCGCGCGAAGAAGGCCGTCGAGGACGGCCTCGTCGACCTCGTCACCGGGTTCCGCACCGAACGGGTCCTCGTCGAGGACGGCCGCGCGGTCCTGGTCGCCGAGGACGGCCGACGGCTCGATCCCGCTGACCGGGTGGTCGTCGCGACCGGCTTCCGCCCGGACCTGTCGTTCCTGACCGAGGTCCGCCTCGACCTCGACGTGCGCCTGCAAGCTCCGACGAAGGTCGCCACTGAGGTTGATCCGAATCTTCATTCCTGCGGCTCAGTGCGCGCCACGGGGGCGACCGATCTCGCCCACCCGGAACCGGGCTTCTACATCGTCGGTGCGAAGTCCTACGGCCGCGCTCCAACGTTTCTAGCGATGACCGGCTACGAGCAGGTCCGTAGTGTCGTCGCCGAGCTCTCAGGTGATCACGAGGCGGCTGACCGTGTCGAGCTGGAGCTGCCCGACACCGGAGTGTGCGGGGGATCGGGCCTGTTCGACGCCCCGGAGCAGGCGACGTCGGGCGGGTGCTGCACATCCGCGCCGCAGCTGGTCCAGATCGGCACGAGGACCGACGGATGA
- a CDS encoding ArsR/SmtB family transcription factor produces the protein MSTPPAIESAADVAPCCVLGETIDDTVAQDLAKVFKALGDPTRVKLMSLITGSTEGEMCVCDLTEPVGLSQPTVSHHMKLLVDAGLVEREQRGRWAYYRPTIDTLAAAAKALIA, from the coding sequence ATGAGCACTCCCCCAGCCATCGAATCCGCGGCCGACGTCGCGCCCTGCTGCGTCCTCGGTGAGACGATCGACGACACTGTCGCCCAGGATCTCGCCAAGGTGTTCAAGGCCCTCGGCGACCCCACCCGGGTCAAGCTCATGTCCCTCATCACCGGCAGCACCGAGGGCGAGATGTGCGTCTGCGACCTCACAGAACCGGTGGGCCTGTCACAGCCGACGGTCTCCCACCACATGAAGCTGCTCGTCGATGCCGGCCTCGTCGAACGCGAGCAGCGCGGACGCTGGGCCTACTACCGGCCCACCATCGACACCCTCGCCGCCGCAGCAAAGGCGCTCATCGCCTGA
- a CDS encoding helix-turn-helix transcriptional regulator, producing MGKLATEMLKGTLEGVVLAILAGRSAYGYEITAWLREQGFTDIAEGTIYALLVRIERHGLVDVEKVRSAKGPPRKVYSLNADGQEYLSEFWTNWDFLAERIDHLHNQINQQKQGE from the coding sequence GTGGGCAAGCTGGCAACCGAGATGCTCAAGGGCACGTTGGAAGGTGTCGTGCTCGCCATTCTCGCGGGCCGATCCGCGTACGGATACGAAATCACGGCATGGCTGCGCGAGCAGGGATTCACCGACATCGCCGAGGGCACCATCTACGCCCTGCTGGTGCGTATCGAACGGCACGGCCTGGTGGACGTGGAGAAGGTCCGTTCGGCCAAAGGTCCGCCACGCAAGGTCTACTCGCTCAACGCCGACGGCCAGGAGTACCTCAGCGAGTTCTGGACGAACTGGGACTTCCTCGCCGAGAGGATCGACCACCTCCACAATCAGATCAATCAGCAAAAGCAAGGAGAGTAA
- a CDS encoding DUF1048 domain-containing protein, translated as MAAHWIETITGSFEDKKRWRAYKARVQQLPPSHRTAVEGVERYLMMTGPADGDHLLQMVDDLAELFEQGAADGTPVREVVGDDPVEFVDTFKNNYGLAGWIGKEQRRLEDAIQRAETEEKP; from the coding sequence GTGGCCGCACATTGGATCGAGACGATCACCGGATCGTTCGAGGACAAGAAGCGCTGGCGCGCGTACAAGGCACGAGTGCAGCAGCTGCCGCCGAGCCACCGCACTGCCGTCGAGGGCGTCGAACGGTACCTGATGATGACCGGCCCCGCCGATGGCGACCACCTGCTGCAGATGGTCGACGATCTGGCCGAGCTGTTCGAGCAGGGCGCAGCAGACGGCACACCAGTGCGGGAGGTCGTCGGCGATGATCCGGTGGAGTTCGTCGACACCTTCAAGAACAACTACGGGCTCGCCGGCTGGATCGGCAAGGAGCAGCGCCGACTCGAGGACGCGATCCAGCGCGCCGAGACCGAGGAGAAGCCGTGA
- a CDS encoding ABC transporter ATP-binding protein, whose product MTTATAKTAAPPAILVQGIEKSFKDVQVLRGVDFEVTPGSIFALLGSNGAGKTTLVRILSTLLTADGGTATVEGIDVAADPQRVRESISLTGQFAAVDEVLTGRENLVLVAKLRHLKNPGAVADDLLARFNLTDAGARRAATYSGGMRRRLDIAMSLIDNPPIIFLDEPTTGLDPQARIEVWQTVKHLAAGGTTVLLTTQYLDEAEQLADRIAILHQGRIIVNGSLTELKQLLPPAEVEYVEKQPTLEDVFLTLVGDHDADNTARGSADTDK is encoded by the coding sequence ATGACCACCGCAACGGCGAAGACGGCCGCGCCGCCGGCGATCCTTGTGCAGGGCATCGAGAAGTCGTTCAAGGATGTCCAGGTGCTACGTGGCGTCGACTTCGAGGTGACGCCGGGCAGCATCTTTGCCCTGCTCGGTTCCAACGGAGCCGGGAAGACGACGCTGGTGCGGATCCTGTCGACACTGCTCACGGCCGACGGCGGCACCGCGACTGTCGAGGGCATCGATGTCGCCGCTGATCCGCAGCGTGTGCGCGAGTCAATCAGTCTCACCGGTCAGTTCGCGGCCGTCGACGAGGTGCTCACCGGCCGGGAGAATCTCGTGCTCGTGGCGAAGCTGCGTCACTTGAAGAATCCCGGTGCAGTCGCCGACGACCTGCTCGCCCGCTTCAACCTCACCGACGCAGGGGCCCGGAGGGCAGCCACCTACTCCGGGGGCATGCGCCGCAGACTCGACATCGCAATGAGCCTGATCGACAACCCGCCGATCATCTTCCTCGACGAGCCCACCACCGGATTGGATCCCCAAGCCCGGATCGAGGTATGGCAGACCGTCAAGCACCTCGCCGCTGGCGGTACGACGGTACTGCTGACGACGCAGTATCTCGACGAAGCCGAACAACTCGCCGACCGGATCGCAATCCTGCACCAGGGCCGGATCATCGTCAACGGCAGTCTCACTGAACTCAAACAGCTTCTCCCGCCGGCCGAGGTCGAGTACGTCGAGAAGCAGCCCACGCTCGAGGACGTCTTCCTCACCCTCGTCGGAGACCACGACGCGGACAACACCGCGCGCGGCAGTGCCGACACGGACAAGTAA
- a CDS encoding ABC transporter permease, protein MATHVFADTTVLTGRSLRHVVRSPDTIITTAIMPIAMMLLFVFVLGGAIDTGQPPGTDSYVNYLLPGILLITIASGIAYTAVRLFTDMAGGIVERFQSMPIARSSVLWAHVLTSVVANVVSLIVVVGVAFLMGFRPSAGVLDWLAAAAILILFTLALTWIAVIPGLTAKTVDGASAFSYPLIFLPFISSAFVPTESMPGPVRWFAEYQPVTSIVNTIRDLFAGQPLGADLWVALGWCVGILVVAYVFAMATYRRRVA, encoded by the coding sequence ATGGCCACGCACGTCTTCGCCGACACCACAGTCCTCACCGGGAGGTCCCTGCGTCACGTCGTGCGCAGCCCGGACACCATCATCACTACCGCGATCATGCCGATCGCCATGATGCTGTTGTTCGTCTTCGTCCTCGGCGGGGCGATCGACACCGGCCAGCCCCCGGGGACCGATTCGTATGTCAACTACCTGCTGCCCGGGATTCTGCTCATCACGATCGCCTCAGGCATCGCCTACACCGCGGTCCGACTCTTTACCGACATGGCTGGCGGAATCGTCGAGCGCTTCCAGTCCATGCCGATCGCTCGTTCATCCGTGTTGTGGGCGCACGTGCTCACCTCGGTCGTCGCCAACGTCGTCTCTCTCATAGTCGTCGTCGGTGTCGCTTTCCTCATGGGCTTTCGCCCCAGCGCTGGCGTGCTGGACTGGCTCGCAGCCGCTGCCATCCTGATCCTGTTCACCCTCGCGCTGACGTGGATCGCCGTCATCCCGGGCCTCACTGCCAAGACCGTGGACGGAGCGAGTGCATTCTCGTACCCGCTCATCTTCCTGCCGTTCATCAGCTCAGCCTTTGTGCCCACCGAGTCCATGCCCGGACCGGTTCGATGGTTCGCCGAGTACCAGCCTGTGACTTCCATCGTGAACACCATCCGCGACCTGTTCGCCGGCCAACCGCTCGGCGCGGACCTCTGGGTCGCCCTGGGCTGGTGCGTCGGAATCCTGGTGGTCGCCTACGTGTTCGCCATGGCCACCTACCGCCGGCGGGTCGCCTGA
- a CDS encoding tautomerase family protein, protein MPIDNVAIVPELMLGERTPQYKAIAEGITDAITTSTGAPSESVHVLITEVSDAKYAVGGTILREAMGGRSPGS, encoded by the coding sequence ATGCCCATTGACAACGTCGCCATCGTGCCCGAGCTCATGTTGGGTGAACGCACACCGCAGTACAAGGCCATCGCTGAAGGCATCACCGATGCCATCACGACCAGCACGGGTGCTCCTTCGGAGTCGGTGCACGTGTTGATCACCGAGGTCTCTGATGCTAAGTACGCCGTCGGTGGAACCATCCTCCGCGAGGCGATGGGAGGGCGGTCGCCGGGGAGCTGA
- a CDS encoding winged helix-turn-helix transcriptional regulator, with product MDTTAETPHDSTDSYCGATVRRTINLIGGKWTMLILWKLLDQEHRYAELQRRVAGISQKVLSSELKSLVNAGLVEREVTPAVPPQVTYRITAEGRSLDDKDQPIHSVS from the coding sequence ATGGACACCACAGCAGAAACGCCCCACGACTCCACCGACAGCTACTGCGGTGCGACGGTGCGCCGCACGATCAACCTCATCGGCGGCAAGTGGACGATGCTGATCCTGTGGAAACTGCTGGACCAGGAGCATCGCTATGCCGAGCTGCAGCGCCGAGTCGCCGGAATCTCTCAGAAGGTGCTCTCCAGTGAGCTGAAATCCTTGGTCAACGCCGGTCTCGTCGAACGCGAGGTCACACCGGCGGTCCCGCCGCAGGTCACATACCGCATCACCGCCGAGGGCAGGAGCCTGGACGACAAGGACCAACCAATTCATTCGGTCAGCTAA
- a CDS encoding ASCH domain-containing protein: protein MLTESGHVVLGLNTYHFLGGPCGEIAALSNHASTAPDDPIVAVAAAYGPTGDVIAPCGKCRQIIFDTSPSIRFVVREANGLTARTAEELLPFAYDWRDAERPQRIYMWEGYESAIRSGAKRQTIRIDDPFRPGQADLVFEKDSGDVVSIAATVTDVRSVPRSELTDDDAKRGGFDTLNDLNAALDQHYPGLQASSAIDIVAFTLSKR, encoded by the coding sequence TTGCTCACCGAGTCCGGGCACGTCGTCCTCGGCCTGAACACGTACCACTTCCTCGGTGGCCCGTGTGGCGAGATCGCCGCCCTGTCCAACCACGCATCAACAGCCCCCGATGATCCGATCGTCGCGGTCGCAGCAGCGTACGGTCCGACCGGCGACGTCATCGCTCCGTGCGGGAAGTGCCGGCAGATCATCTTCGACACCTCTCCGTCCATCCGCTTCGTGGTGCGCGAAGCGAACGGTCTGACGGCTCGCACCGCGGAGGAGCTCCTGCCCTTCGCCTACGACTGGCGGGACGCGGAGCGCCCGCAGCGGATCTACATGTGGGAAGGATACGAATCCGCGATCCGCTCGGGCGCGAAGCGCCAGACCATTCGCATCGACGACCCGTTCCGTCCAGGGCAGGCTGACCTCGTGTTCGAGAAAGACAGCGGCGACGTCGTCAGCATCGCCGCGACTGTCACCGACGTCCGATCCGTGCCCCGCAGCGAGCTCACCGACGACGACGCCAAGCGGGGTGGCTTCGACACGCTCAACGACCTCAACGCTGCTCTCGACCAGCATTATCCGGGCCTGCAGGCCTCAAGCGCGATCGACATCGTGGCCTTCACCCTGTCGAAGCGGTGA
- the srmL gene encoding PheS-related mystery ligase SrmL yields the protein MSTTYLTPAQIQRALALRDLTDPAQGEHAIQQLLTSVVSALQDRWGCTVRHVRNPPVVAVRDNYDRLGYDLADVTRDRRYTRYVSPTAMLRSHTSAEIPGALESYAHDADIDELVVVPGLVYRRDVVDRSHVGEPHQVDLWRIRDAPNTSDDEMLDMIARLVEAVLPGAEWQVTDAVHPYTVGGRQIDVRLEGEWLELAECGRIHPGVLRASGLDPERWSGLALGMGLERALMLRKSIPDIRYLRATDPRIAAQMQHLDPWQHVSPLPHARRDISVVVADEEDEETLGDVIRSSLGDDAEVIESVELLSRTPHADLPEAARNRLGTQPGQSNMLMRIMLRPIDQTLTSDEANELRNDIYRAVHRGPVMELI from the coding sequence ATGTCCACCACATACCTCACACCTGCCCAGATTCAGCGCGCGCTTGCTCTGCGCGACCTGACCGACCCCGCACAGGGCGAGCACGCGATCCAGCAACTCCTGACCTCGGTCGTTTCGGCCCTGCAGGACCGATGGGGCTGCACGGTCCGACACGTCCGCAATCCACCCGTGGTCGCAGTCAGAGACAATTACGACCGCCTCGGCTACGACCTCGCCGACGTCACCCGTGATCGTCGGTATACCCGCTATGTGAGCCCGACGGCGATGCTGCGCAGCCACACGAGCGCAGAGATCCCCGGTGCTCTGGAGTCATACGCCCACGATGCTGACATCGACGAGCTGGTGGTCGTGCCCGGCCTGGTCTACCGTCGCGATGTCGTCGACCGCAGCCATGTCGGCGAACCGCATCAGGTCGACCTCTGGCGCATCCGCGATGCTCCCAACACCAGCGATGACGAGATGCTCGACATGATTGCCCGTCTCGTCGAAGCGGTGCTGCCCGGGGCCGAGTGGCAGGTCACCGATGCGGTGCATCCGTACACCGTCGGCGGACGTCAGATCGACGTAAGGCTAGAGGGTGAATGGCTCGAACTCGCCGAGTGCGGTCGCATCCATCCCGGAGTTCTCCGCGCCTCAGGCCTCGACCCCGAACGCTGGTCCGGTCTGGCTCTGGGAATGGGACTGGAGCGGGCGCTGATGCTGCGCAAGTCCATCCCCGACATCCGGTACCTGCGGGCGACTGATCCGCGTATCGCTGCGCAGATGCAGCATCTCGATCCCTGGCAGCACGTCTCCCCGTTGCCGCATGCGCGGCGGGACATCTCTGTGGTCGTCGCTGATGAGGAAGACGAGGAAACCTTGGGTGATGTCATCCGGTCATCACTGGGCGACGACGCCGAGGTCATCGAGTCCGTCGAGCTGCTGAGCCGGACGCCTCACGCGGACCTTCCCGAGGCGGCCCGGAACCGGCTCGGCACGCAACCGGGCCAGTCCAACATGCTGATGCGGATCATGCTGCGACCGATCGATCAGACCTTGACCTCGGACGAAGCAAATGAGCTCCGCAACGACATCTACCGCGCCGTCCACCGCGGGCCCGTGATGGAGCTCATCTGA
- a CDS encoding LysR family transcriptional regulator produces MIDTRLNLLIAVCEYGTVTAAAEALYRSPSGVSKQLKELATELDVDLLERHGRRVRLTPAGQRLVTHARALNAQWETALSDTTAAARQLCGPVVLGGFPTAISSLLTPAVVRLRARHRLLQPVIKEIFSRETLTALESGTIDLGLFVAGESTSHVTDSHIEVISLLDDPIDLLVPEDHRFAHSDQISLDDAADEEWISGHAHQDAYIELLAATRAIGYAPRVAHYAQELTATTAMVAAGLGISAVPRIAMSVSHPRVTQVPLTGDQVPRRRILLALRRGSHDNPRIATAITALRDAATRSQMPGSDAS; encoded by the coding sequence ATGATAGATACGCGGCTCAACCTGCTGATCGCCGTGTGCGAGTACGGCACCGTCACCGCAGCCGCCGAAGCGCTCTACCGCAGCCCCTCGGGTGTCTCCAAGCAGCTCAAGGAACTCGCGACCGAGCTGGACGTCGATCTGCTCGAACGTCACGGCCGCCGTGTCCGGCTGACCCCGGCCGGGCAGCGCCTGGTCACCCACGCCCGCGCACTCAATGCGCAGTGGGAGACCGCGCTGAGCGACACCACCGCCGCTGCCCGGCAGCTCTGCGGCCCGGTGGTCCTCGGCGGGTTTCCCACTGCGATCTCCTCGCTGCTGACCCCCGCTGTTGTGCGGTTGAGAGCACGCCACCGCCTGCTGCAGCCGGTCATCAAGGAGATCTTCTCCCGCGAGACCCTGACCGCGCTGGAATCCGGCACCATCGATCTCGGGCTGTTCGTGGCCGGCGAGTCCACCAGCCACGTCACCGACAGCCACATCGAGGTGATCAGCCTGCTCGACGACCCAATCGACCTGCTCGTGCCCGAAGACCACCGGTTCGCCCACAGCGACCAGATCAGCCTGGACGATGCCGCAGACGAGGAATGGATCTCCGGCCACGCGCATCAGGACGCCTACATCGAACTGCTGGCCGCGACCCGCGCCATCGGCTACGCCCCGCGTGTGGCCCACTACGCCCAGGAACTCACCGCCACCACCGCTATGGTCGCCGCCGGTCTCGGCATCTCCGCCGTTCCCCGGATCGCCATGTCCGTCTCACACCCAAGGGTGACCCAGGTCCCGCTGACCGGAGATCAGGTGCCACGTCGTCGGATTCTGCTGGCCCTGCGTCGCGGCTCTCACGACAACCCCCGCATCGCCACGGCCATCACTGCCCTGCGCGACGCCGCCACCAGATCTCAGATGCCAGGGTCCGATGCCAGCTGA
- a CDS encoding MFS transporter has product MLVGGTDMTKVTVALPTLNEALSLGSVQSLWVADIYALAAGVVLVPAAVVADRYGRKRLYLLGLGVAIVSAILAGLAPTGAVLIAARVGQGIGSALLIAGTVAIIRVTFPGLQLRALAYGVWTAGFSTGSALGPLLGGGLVDFAQWQWVFWINVPILLVCLILIAAWMILPESTNPDPPRLDGLSAVLSAVAVGVPIAGLKGLAQPGIPTWLALTGIGVGAVAGVLFAVRQIHLPRPFLDVRLFADRLLAVSAVVIAVTLGVFNGTLYLLTLRYQVVDGLSAVDAGIALIPLAAAMAVGGLLGPLLQRRLTQKHVIVGGLALTAVGSLVLASPSGTGHLAGMITLGFGSGIVMAIGANAVMSTAPAERTADAGAIQESAFALGGGTGIAVLGVLAIHFGGQTPTGPSHEATYGPGTETALGIAAFFFACFAIAATPIILSTTGRRHLRAL; this is encoded by the coding sequence ATGCTGGTCGGTGGCACGGACATGACCAAGGTGACCGTGGCCCTGCCGACGCTGAATGAGGCGCTGTCCCTGGGGTCCGTGCAGTCGCTGTGGGTCGCCGATATCTACGCACTGGCCGCGGGGGTGGTGCTGGTTCCGGCCGCAGTGGTCGCCGACCGCTACGGTCGCAAACGCCTCTACCTGCTCGGCCTGGGTGTGGCGATCGTCAGCGCTATTCTCGCAGGGCTCGCGCCGACCGGGGCGGTGCTGATCGCCGCGCGGGTCGGGCAGGGCATCGGCTCGGCACTGCTGATCGCCGGCACCGTCGCCATCATCCGCGTGACCTTTCCCGGGCTTCAGCTTCGGGCGCTGGCCTACGGCGTCTGGACCGCGGGCTTCAGCACCGGCTCTGCGCTGGGGCCTCTGCTCGGCGGAGGACTCGTGGACTTCGCGCAGTGGCAGTGGGTGTTCTGGATCAACGTGCCGATCCTGCTGGTCTGCCTCATCCTCATCGCCGCCTGGATGATCCTGCCGGAGTCGACGAACCCCGACCCGCCAAGACTCGATGGCCTCAGCGCGGTTCTGTCGGCCGTGGCCGTCGGAGTGCCCATCGCCGGATTGAAGGGTCTCGCGCAACCCGGCATTCCCACGTGGCTGGCGCTGACGGGAATCGGCGTCGGCGCTGTGGCCGGTGTGCTGTTCGCGGTCCGGCAAATACATCTACCGCGCCCGTTCCTCGATGTGCGCCTGTTCGCCGATCGTCTGCTGGCCGTCTCGGCTGTGGTGATCGCGGTGACCCTGGGCGTGTTCAATGGGACGCTGTATCTGCTGACCCTGCGCTACCAGGTCGTCGACGGGCTCTCGGCCGTCGACGCCGGGATCGCACTCATCCCGCTGGCCGCCGCGATGGCAGTCGGGGGACTGCTCGGGCCTCTGCTGCAGCGGCGGTTGACTCAGAAGCACGTCATCGTCGGCGGGCTGGCCCTGACTGCTGTCGGGTCTCTCGTGCTGGCCAGCCCGTCTGGAACAGGCCACCTGGCGGGTATGATCACGCTCGGGTTCGGCTCCGGGATCGTCATGGCCATCGGGGCCAACGCCGTGATGAGCACCGCTCCAGCAGAGCGCACCGCCGATGCCGGAGCGATCCAGGAAAGCGCCTTCGCCCTCGGTGGCGGCACAGGCATCGCGGTCCTCGGCGTTCTGGCCATCCATTTCGGAGGCCAGACCCCCACCGGTCCGTCGCACGAAGCCACGTACGGACCTGGAACCGAAACCGCTCTGGGAATTGCCGCGTTCTTCTTTGCGTGCTTCGCCATCGCAGCTACCCCCATCATTCTCAGCACCACCGGCCGCCGCCATCTGAGAGCCCTGTAG
- a CDS encoding EamA family transporter: MLGIVAAVLFGASHFLNGVLSRRVPAMNVAVCSQTGGAVLFLIWALLTWESWPDGTDVVWAGVSGAGAGMGVGALYEGMHACRISVVVPVTSIVSVAVPFLLSVLVLGDHVDGRLIVAALLLVPATWLLSRPINTPRTAPTAGNPPSTPVSAPAAAQDRSSANVTAVVYGLIAGLGYATQLFALSRITSTEPASPMLISQLVSIVPLLLMLRTGSGRFWPFGATTSLSKATMIGGLAALAMISYLYATREAALAPVMIAIALYPALPVLLALLVLKERLSGPQVIGLAITALVLPLINIAG; encoded by the coding sequence TTGCTGGGTATCGTTGCCGCAGTCTTGTTCGGTGCGTCGCACTTCCTGAACGGGGTGCTCTCCCGGCGTGTACCGGCGATGAACGTTGCAGTCTGCTCCCAGACTGGTGGAGCGGTTCTGTTCCTGATCTGGGCGCTATTGACCTGGGAGAGCTGGCCCGACGGCACCGATGTGGTGTGGGCTGGTGTCTCCGGGGCCGGTGCCGGGATGGGGGTCGGTGCCCTCTACGAGGGGATGCATGCTTGCCGCATTTCAGTGGTGGTACCAGTGACCAGCATCGTCTCAGTGGCTGTGCCGTTCCTGCTCTCGGTCCTGGTCTTAGGAGACCACGTCGACGGGCGGCTGATCGTGGCCGCGCTCCTGCTGGTGCCTGCGACCTGGCTGCTCAGCCGCCCCATCAACACACCCAGAACCGCCCCAACCGCGGGCAACCCACCCTCAACGCCCGTCTCAGCACCTGCGGCAGCTCAGGACAGGTCCAGCGCCAACGTCACGGCGGTGGTCTACGGGCTGATCGCCGGACTCGGGTACGCCACCCAACTGTTTGCTTTGAGTCGCATCACCTCGACTGAGCCAGCCTCTCCGATGCTGATCAGCCAACTGGTCAGTATCGTCCCGCTTCTTCTGATGCTGCGGACCGGCTCGGGTCGTTTCTGGCCCTTCGGGGCCACAACCAGTCTAAGCAAGGCGACCATGATAGGTGGCCTGGCGGCGTTGGCGATGATCTCTTATCTCTACGCCACGCGCGAGGCCGCACTTGCTCCGGTGATGATCGCTATCGCCCTCTATCCAGCCCTTCCGGTACTGCTGGCGCTATTGGTGCTCAAAGAGCGCCTCAGCGGACCACAAGTCATCGGGCTCGCCATCACCGCCCTGGTGCTACCACTGATCAACATCGCAGGGTGA
- a CDS encoding phosphotransferase family protein translates to MTERATNDAQEVLRRLIAAAGLPPPVSVRPVDDGGNGLDNRLTTAELADGRLVVLRQSRMASGSPRRRIEFLRANGITTPQQHASDDEGAALWEYIPGRTLAEAVAAGTADATVWRRTGAALAEVHSVRFPRSLEGAIETDSLPLRAVDPVERLHEGLATSGAWVEQHRPHLRAALGQVSRFITDRANEIRAERPSVLHGDINLLNIIVTDDSAQLIDWDFPRVGQPLAELSALDEHAYLHGLDGLPSAFFEGYGQPVPGDLLLAYRIVGCLGWLASDDWTEWDADSGLPDAARSRLNRWHQRLLDWCDRIPDLMTALR, encoded by the coding sequence ATGACTGAGAGGGCCACGAACGATGCGCAGGAGGTCCTACGCCGGCTGATCGCCGCTGCAGGGCTGCCTCCTCCTGTCTCCGTTCGACCGGTCGATGACGGCGGCAACGGGTTGGACAATCGGCTCACGACCGCTGAGTTGGCCGACGGTCGTCTCGTTGTACTGCGGCAAAGCCGCATGGCCTCAGGATCACCCCGGCGGCGGATCGAGTTCCTCCGGGCCAACGGCATCACGACCCCGCAACAGCATGCATCCGACGACGAAGGTGCCGCCCTGTGGGAGTACATCCCCGGCAGAACCCTGGCCGAGGCAGTCGCGGCCGGCACCGCCGACGCGACAGTATGGAGGCGAACCGGCGCTGCCCTGGCCGAGGTGCATTCCGTCAGATTTCCCCGATCGCTTGAGGGCGCGATCGAAACCGACTCGCTCCCCCTGCGGGCCGTTGATCCCGTCGAGCGTCTGCACGAGGGACTCGCTACGAGCGGCGCGTGGGTCGAGCAGCATCGACCGCACCTGCGAGCCGCTCTCGGGCAGGTGAGCCGCTTCATCACCGACCGCGCGAACGAGATCCGCGCCGAGCGGCCGAGCGTTCTCCACGGCGACATCAACCTGCTCAACATCATCGTGACAGACGACTCAGCGCAATTGATCGACTGGGACTTCCCCCGTGTCGGCCAGCCCTTGGCCGAACTCTCTGCACTGGACGAGCACGCCTACCTCCACGGCCTCGACGGGCTGCCTTCTGCCTTCTTCGAAGGCTACGGTCAACCTGTCCCTGGTGATCTGCTCCTGGCGTACCGGATCGTCGGGTGCCTCGGGTGGTTGGCCAGCGACGACTGGACCGAATGGGACGCCGACTCCGGGCTGCCCGACGCCGCTCGCTCACGTCTGAATAGATGGCACCAGCGTCTGCTCGACTGGTGCGACCGGATACCCGACCTGATGACGGCACTGCGCTGA